CGCCACCAGGATAATTCTCTATGGGAAAAATAGATTTATCCCAGAAATATAGCAGTTCTCCATCAGCAACAGGATAGACCCTATTGTTGCTTGAGATAATATCAACACCGTCATGGAAGTGATCTCCCCTTGATTCACCAAAGGTCGAGGTAATTTTTCCGTTATCAACAGGCCATCTAAAGAAGGTATTGAGCAGTAATAAGAAGAAAAAACAGATAAAAGGGATGAAGGTTTTCATAATATTAGTTCAATATTACTTGTTCCCCTTGAATTATATCATTAAACCAATATCTTAACTAAGATTGGGAGGTCTGTTACCCAGCTTATAATAAATGATATAAAAGTAAAGACATTTATTATGAATAAAACCACTACTTCTCAGACTGTGTGAAAACTATTAAATTTTTTATAAGAACCAAAGCAATTATTTACGGATCATCAAATAATAATAAAATGATTGCTGTGAAATAAATTATTGAGGTTCAAAGATGAATTATATAAAAGGGACATCCAGGGAGCAGATATTTCTTTTCAATGAATGCATAGAAGAAATAATAGCAGAAGATAATATTGTTAGATTTATAGATGCTTATGTTGAATCTCTTGATATGGAAGGTCTTGGATTTAAGATGCCAAAGGGTAATACGGGAACTCCTCCATATAGACCTCAGTTGAAATTAAAGATTTATATTTATGGATATTTTGAGAAGATACGCGGTAGCCGGAGATTAGAAAAAGAATGTCATCGGAATAAAGAACTAATATGGCTTACAAATTCTCTTGCGCCTGATTTTAAAACAATATCAGATTTTAGAAAAGATAATCATAAAGCGTTTAGAAATATTTTCAAAGATTTTTAAAACTTTGTCATAAGCTCCAACTTCTTTCATTTAAAGTAGTTGCAATTGACGGTACTAAAATGAGAGGTCAAAATAGTTTGAATGAAGTCTATAAAAAAAAGTATCGAAAAAGTTGAGAACGAAATTGAAGGGATTGTCCCGCCTTTAGTTGAAATTC
This genomic window from Spirochaetota bacterium contains:
- a CDS encoding transposase, translated to MNYIKGTSREQIFLFNECIEEIIAEDNIVRFIDAYVESLDMEGLGFKMPKGNTGTPPYRPQLKLKIYIYGYFEKIRGSRRLEKECHRNKELIWLTNSLAPDFKTISDFRKDNHKAFRNIFKDF